GAGCGAGCTGTTCGGCTACGAGAAGGGCGCCTTCACCGGCGCGGCCACCCGCAAGCCGGGCCGCGTGGAGCTGGCCCATGGGGGCACCCTCTTCCTCGACGAGATTGGCGACATCACCCTCCAGGTGCAGGTGAAGCTGCTGCGGCTGCTGCAGGAGCGCGAGTTCGAGCGGCTCGGCGGCACGCAGACGCTGAAGGTGGACGTGCGCTTCGTGGCGGCCACGCACCGCAACCTCGAGGAGATGGTGCGCAAGGGCGAGTTCCGCGAGGACCTCTTCTACCGGCTCAACGTGGTGCCGGTGTGGCTGCCCCCGCTGCGCGCGCGGCCCGAGGACATCCAGCCCCTGGTGCTGCACTTCCTCGACGTGCACGCGAAGGCCAACGGCAAGCCGCCCTTCACCCTGACGCCGGAGGGACTCGCCGCCCTCCAGGCCCAGCCGTGGCCCGGCAACGTGCGCCAGCTCCAGAACTTCATCGAGCGTCTGGTGGTGCTCTCCGACGGGCCCATCATCACCGGGGACGACGTGAACCGCGAGGTCGCGCGGCAACCCGGCATCGTCCCCGTCGCCCCGGCCCCCACGGCGGCGAGCCCCGCGCCCAGTGCTCCGGCGCTCCCCACGATGGGAGCCCCCGCTGGCGGCGAAGGGCGCACCCTGGAGTCCCAGCGCAAGGAGATGGAGCGGCAGGCCCTGGTGGATGCCCTGAAGCGCGCGGGAGACAACCGCACCCTCGCCGCGCGCCTGCTCGGCATCAGCCGGCGCACCCTCTACAACAAGCTCGAGGAGCACGGGCTGGTGTGAGCCTCAGTCCTTCGTCGCGACGATGGGCGCCGTGGCCATGGCCTGGTAGTCCGCGAAGGCGGGCACATGGCAGGAGAATCCACCGTCCACCACCAGGGTCTCCCCGGTGATGAAGGCCGCCGCGTCCGACGCGAGGAAGACGACGGCCTCGGCGGCGTGCTCGGGCTCGCCCACGTAGGGCGTGAGGTGGTGGCGCTTGAGCGACTCCAGGATTTCGGGAGTGATGGCCGAGCGCACCGCCGCCGTCAGCACCAGCCCCAGCGCCACGGCGTTGCAGCGGATGCCCTGCTTGCCGTACATGGTCGCCACGTACTGGGTGAGCGAGTTGAGGCCCGCCTTGGTGGTGCCATAGGCGGCGCGCACCACGTCACCGTGCAGGCTCGCGGCGGAGGACGTGTTCACGATGGCCCCGCGCCCGCGCTTCATCATGTGCGGAATGGCGTGCTTGCAGCCCAGCATCACGCCCGTCAGGTTCACCTGCAGCGAGCGCTCCCAGGCGGAGAGTTCGAGCGACAGCAGGTCCCCATCCTTGCCCAGCGCGTCCGGGCCCGACGCCACGGCGTTGTTGTGGAGGATGTCCAGGCCGCCGTACGTGTCGACGGCCGCGGCCACCATCTTCAGGATGTCGCTCTCCTTCGAGACGTCGACCTCCACCGCCAGGGACTGGCCGCCGCTCCGGGTGATGGACCCGGCCAGCCGCCGGGCCCCCTCACCGTGGATGTCCGCGACGACGACCCGCGCTCCCTCGCGGGCCATCAACTGCGCGGTCGCTCCTCCAATGCCGACCCCGCCTGCTTCGTCCATCGTGGCCCCGGTGATGATCGCGACCTTTCCATCGAGCCTGCCCATGATGCCCCTCCCGTTTGACGATTGCCCGTCCACGCTGGCGCGCGGCCGCGACCGGAGTCAACCGGATGCACCCGGAGCGTCAGCGGCCCTGCTCGACCATCTCCCGGGGCGGAAACACGAGCTGCGCGGCCCCCGATACCAGCGGTGAAACATCCGCCTGTGACGCGGTGAGCCGTGCCAGCCGCTCCGGCGTCCATCCGCGTCCGGTCCTCGCGTCGCGCACCAGGCACCACACGGCGACGCGCCGCGCCTCCTCGCTCCGGCTCGCCCGCAGCCGGGTCTCCACGGGCTCGAGAGCCTCCTCGGGCAACGCGTCCACCACGCTCCGGCACGTCTCCAGCGCGTCCGCGTTCAGCAGACCCGCCTCGCCCAGTTCCACCAGCCACTCCGCGAACGCCGCGGGCTCCATGGCGGCGGCCGCGCAACGCACGCGCAGAGAGGCGAGCCGGGGCTCATGCGCCAGCGCCCGCACCGCCGCGTCCGCCGCCTGGACGTACACCGCGCGCCGCTTCACCGGCAGCGCCAGCAGCACCTCCAGCGCCACGCTCAGCGCGCGGCGGTCCCCCACCACGGCGGCGAGCATCCCCTCCAGCCGCTCCATGTCGTGCTCGTCCGAGCGGTGCAGCAGGGCCCCCATCGCAGCGCGCACCTCGTCGTCGTACCGCGAGCCCAGCCGCGCGCCGCAGGCCGACAGGAACGTCCGCTCCACGTCCCGCACGGCCAGCCGCGCCGAGCGCTCGAGCAGATCGATGCGGGCCTCGGCTTCCGGCCGCTGGAGCACCCGCCCCAGCAGCGCCGATAGCTTCCGATCCGTCGCGTCGGTGAGCCGGTCCGGGGGGATGTCGCCCACCCGCGAGGCCATGACCTGGTCCGTGCCGCTCACGGCGCGCTCGAAGACGCCCCACGTCGGCTCGCGATCGAGGTGGTCCCACAGCGCGCGCAGCATGGCGATGCGCACGTCCCGGTGGAGCGGCGTGGCATCCAGGGCGATCAACCGCTCGTAGGCGGCGTCCGAGCGCAGCTCTCCCAGCAGCCGGACGATCTCCTTGGCCACGGTGACCTTCGTCATCGGCGCTTCCGCGAGCAGGGCGGCCACCCGCGCCGGAGGCATGCCGGCGAACGCGCGGCGCAGGCCGTAGATGGCGATGCGCGCGCGGGCATCCCCCAGGCAGCCCAGCAGCGTGGGGACGCCCTGGCCCTGGTCGCAGCGGGCCATCACGCGCAGGGCCTTCTCCTGCACGGCGGCACGCGAGTCCTCCGCCAGCGAGCACAGGTAGTCCATGGGCGCGTAGTCGAGCGCCGCGAGCAGGGACACCGCCCAGAGCACGGTGGGGGTATCCCGATCCGTGTCCGCGCACAGGGCCGCGAGCGAGCGCGAGTACGTCGTGTTCTGCGCGGGCGTCCACCGGAAGAAGCCGCCATGGAAGGGCAGCAGCCAGCGCGTCTTGCCCGTCGCGTAGTGCCCGGTGATGACCCGGTCTCCCAGGAAGGGCCCGAGCAGGTCCTGCCTCCGCCGGTGCAGGTGGAGGTGCACCACCGGCAGGCACACGATGCTCTCGTCCCGCGCCAGCAGCTCGGGCAGCAGCCGGTCGAAGTCCCGGATGGCCCGGTGCTGGAGCAGCTCCAGGGCCCAGCGGACGAGGCCGTTGTTGAGCTGAAGGGACCGCACCACCACCCGCTCCAACGCGGCGAGGAGCTCCGGGTGGAGCGCGTCCTCCGCCTTCTCCGAGGCGACCAACGCGAGGACCTCGTTGAACCACCCGTGGTCGTACCAACGGCGGAGCATCCCGCCGAGCGCAGACTCGAAGCGCTCCCGATCGTTGCGGGAGGCCCACTGGGCAAGGGTCAGCGCCAGGTTCGACCACGGGGCCTCGTCACGCACGGTCGCGAACAGCTCGCACAGCCCCGGTGCCAGCTTCGCCCGCTCGCCCAGGCTCCGCGCGAGCTCCAGCAGGGGCCGCCCGCGCTCGCGCTCCGCCCAGATGCGAGCCACCGCGAGCAGGTGGGGCGCCGCCGCGCGGACGTCGTCATCCGACAGGTGGACGCCGAGCCGGGCGTCCTGGATGGAGCCGCGCTCCTTGAGCAGCGTCCCGAGCCACTTCGCCCCCCACACCGGATCGAGGCGGAAGGTGCGCAGCAGCAGGGTCTCGGCCGCGCTCGCGGTGGCGTGCGACAGGTCGGCGGCGTCGAGCGCATCGCGCAGCATCCGGCCGATGGACTCGGTGTGCTCCCGGCGCCAGACGCGGCGGGGCCACCGGGCGAGCGTCTGCAACATCGCCATGCGCACGGGGTCCTGCTCGTTCTTGCGCGCGAGCACCAGGGCGATGGCCTTGTCCACCAGGGCCGTCTCGGCGGGCCGGAAGCCCGGGATGGCCAGCACCGTGGCGAGCGCCGCGCCCCGCATCTCGCCCTCGGGGTGGCCGATGTAGCTCTGCAGCGCGGAGAGCGCCTCGTCCCAGGGCAGGAAGCGCGCGTAGGGCATGCGCTCCGTCGGGCGGGTGCCCAGCGCCACCACCTCGTGCAGGTGCCGCCGCGCCTCGCGCTCCTGGAGCTCCGCCGGCAGCTTCGCCAGCACGTGGACCGCGATGACGCCGTTCGCGTTGCGCTGGGCGATGCTCCACCGGGTGAAGACGCGGTCGCGCGTGGCGGGCTCGGAGATGCGCTCGAACAGCGCGGTGCCCCAGGCCGGCCCGGCGTCCACGGCCGCGCACCAGGCCTCGGTGACGGCCTGGCGCTGGGACTCGGACAGCTTCTCGAGCAGCTTGTCGGCATCCCCCAACGCGAAGGGATCGCGCCGGACGAGCCACCCGAGCGACGCCTCGTCGAGCCGGTGCGCGACGCGGGAGAACAGCGCCGAGGGAACCTCGAGCGCATGGCGCTGGAGGAGCGCCATCACCTCCGACGGCCTCTGCTTCACCAGGAACTGCCAGGCGCCCGGGTAGGGGTGGATGCGCCGGGACAGGAGCAGTTCGAAGAGCTCCAGCGCCCGGTCGGGCACGAACTCCGCGATGCGCTCGAGGCTCCAGTCCACCAGTTGCCGCGTCACCGGGTCCGCCTCGCCGGGCACGGCGCGCAGACGCTCGGCGAGCACCGCCCCGAGCGTGTCGGGGTAGTACCGGGCCAGACGCGACCAGAAGCGCACGCTCGGCTTCTCCAGCGCGCGGGCGAGGTAGCGGCGCAGGCCCTCCGGAGAGCCCAGGGGGACCACGTCCGCGAAGGAGTGGACGCCGGGGCGGGTGGCCAGCCAGTCGAGGTACTGGTCGATGACGGCGCGGCGCTCCTCCTGGACCAGGGAGCGCAGCAGCGCCTCGTCACGGCGCATGGCGTAGGCCATCCGCAGGGCCTCGAGGGCCTGCACGTCATCGCAGGCCAGGGCCACCAGCCGGAACGCCAGGGAGCGCACGAGGCGGGACTCATCGGAGGTGGCGTGGAGCACCCGCCCTCCCTCCCGCCAGGAGTACTGGGCCACCAGGGCCAGACGCCGCTCGAAGGTGTCGCCTCGCGACATCTCGTCGAGCTGGGCGCGCACGCGGGCATCATCCCGCGCGCGTTGGCCCAGCTCGACCATGCGCTTCACGCGGCCATCGTGGTGGGAGGCGGAGAGCTCACTGCGAAGGTCGGAGAGGTTCATGGGGTGTCTGGGAGGATGCCCGGGCGACGGACGCCGCGTCCAATCCCACCTGACACGCGCGCGCCCTACCCCAACCCCGCCAAGATGGGCATAGTCTGGGCACCGAATGAGCACTGAGCATGGATGAGCAGGCCTTGGAGAAGCTCGGCTGGGGACCTTCCTACCAGGAGGCCTGGCGCTCCCGGGCGAGCGAGGGCGAGGAGCCGGCGCGCATCGGCGCCGACTATGGGGTGGAGTACGTGCTGTACTCGGCGCGTGGGGATCTGCGCGCCACCGTGCCGGGCCGGCTGCGCATGGCCATCCGCAAGGGAGAGTCCGTGCGCCCGGTCGTCGGAGACTGGGTGACCTTCGAGCCCCGCCTCCAGGAAGGCACCTCCCTCATCCAGGCCGTGCTTCCCCGTCGCACCCAGCTCGCTCGCAAGGCCGCTGGCCGGACCGACGAGGAGCAGGTGGTGGCGGCCAACGTGGACGTGGTCTTCATCGTCTCCGCGCTGACGCGCGACCTCAACCCGCGGCGGCTCGAGCGCTACCTGGCGCTCGCCGGGGACAGCGGGGCCTCGCCCGTGCTGGTCCTCACCAAGGCCGACCTCTGCGAGGACGTGGCCGCGACGCGCGAGAACATCGCCACCCTGGCCCCGGGCGTGCCCCTGCACGTCGTCAGCAGCGTCACCGGCGAGGGGCTGGACGTGCTCTGGCGCTACATCGGCGGCAACCGGACGGTGGCGCTCATCGGCTCGTCCGGGGTGGGCAAGTCCACGCTCATCAACCGCCTGCTGGGCTCCACGCGCCAGGTGGTGGGCGAGGTGCGCGAGGACGACAAGGGGCGGCACACCACCACCCACCGGGAGCTGTTCCTGCTGCCCCAGGGAGGCCTCGTCATCGACACGCCGGGCATGCGCGAGCTCGGGCTGATGGAGAACGAGGAGGGCGTGCGCACCACCTTCGTGGACATCGAGGAGCTGGCGGCCGGGTGCCGCTTCAGCGACTGCCGCCACGAGAAGGAGCCCGGCTGCGCCGTCCGGGAGGCGGTGCGCGAGGGGAAGCTCGCCCCGGAGCGCCTGGAGAGCTTCCACAAGCTCCACCAGGAAGTGGCCCGCCAGGAGCGCCAGCGCGATACGCAGACGAAGCGCCCCCCGCGCTCTTCCGCTGAAGCCCAGAAGAAGCGCGGGAGGTGAACGCGCCCTCTTCATCGGGCGCTCCGGGCGTACAGGGCCTGGTCCCGGAGCACCTCGGCCGCCAGGGCCAGCACGGCTCGCGCCTGGACGACCAGCAGCAGGGACAGCACCACGAGCACCACGAGGATGACGGGTCCCCGCTGCTTCCGCGGGAGTTGGGGAATCCCCCTGTGGAAGAACAGCCAGGCGAACAGGAGTGAGAAGCCGGTCGAGCCACCGATGACCGCCGTCTGGAATCGCTCGGGAGGCGCGGCGTTGACGACGAGCGAACCGGCGACCAGCAGGGCCACCGCCGTGGTTCTCACCCTCCGGGACGCGAGGGCATTGGCGATACGTGCATAGGTATCGGGGGGCATGGAACCCTCCTTGTGTCGGGGAAGTGGGGGGGGAAGTCGCGACTGCGTCTTCGCACCGCCCCAGGTCCACGCACGTGCACCGATGCCCATGCTCCCAACGGAAGGGAGAGCGAATCAGGGACGTGTGCCTCGGGCTGAAGTCAGCCGGGCACTGTCCCGAGATGGGAATGGGAGACGAGGGAGAGCCGACAGCCACCCGGCCGCGAGATCAACGGCGACGGTGGTGGGCCTGGGCGATGTCGAAGCAGGCAAGCGAGAGAGAGATACCACCTCCCGCGCCGCCCGCGACACCGAGCAGGTCGTCGAACATCCTGCCGTGGCGACGACCCGCATCAGCTCTCTGTTGCTTGCATGGCATGGCCATCGTCCTCAGGAGAGTCATCCATGAGGAAAGACGTGAAGGCCGGCGTTTGTGAGCGGACTTTTTCTCCGGCTCGCCTTCTCGGGGGAAGAGGGCTCAGTGCAGGGGAGGGGAATGTCCCATCGCCCTCACCGCCTCTGCCAGGGATTCGAGCTCCGCCTCGAAGTCCGCGATGAGCTCCCGCGGCTCGGGCACCAGGCCCGCGTCCGCCGCCACGCCCAGCGTCACATGGCCCGAGTAGCTGAAGATGCTCAGGCCCACCCCCAGCCGCGCCGCCATGGGAACCCAGAACATCACTCCCGCCAGCCTCGCCCCCGCCAGGTACACCGGCCGCCTGGGCCCCGGCACGTTCGTCATCACCAGCGAGGCCTTCCTCCGCATCACCTCCACCGCCGCCCGCTCCACCGGCGCCGGCGCCATCCCCGCCGCCGTCAGCATCCCGAACATCACCGCCGCTTCCGGCGAGCGCTTCAGCCTGTCCATCCGCCGCTTCAGCTCCCAGAGCCGCTCCACCGGCGCCTCCACCCCGAGCGGCAGGGGCAGGAACACCATGCCGAACCGGTTGCCCAGCTCGCGAGGGATGGGCTCGTTCATCGGCCGCAGGTTCACCGGCACCACCGCCCGCAGGTCCTCCGGCGATTGCCCCCGCGCCTCCACGTAGCGGCGCAGCGTGCCCGCCACCACCGCCATCACCACGTCGTTCACCGTGCTCCCGGTGCAGTGGCCGATCTCCCTCAGCTTCCCCACCGGAACCGGCTGGGACCAGGCCACCCGCTTCTCCGCTCCGAGCGCTCCCTTGAAGGGGGATGGTGGGTCCTGCGTCAGCGTCAGCAGCCTGCTCAGCGCCGAGGCCCCTCGGGCCCCCTCCACCGCCATGTCCATGAGCTGGATGGGCTCGGCCAGCAGCTCCGAGCCCCGCTTCCAAGCCGACCGTGTCGAGCCCACCACCGTCCGCGCACCCCGCAGCAGCCGCGCCAGCGCCCCCGGCGTCTCCTCCGCCTCGACCCCCGCGGACTCCGGGCCACCGCCCGCGCGCTCGTCCGTCAGCGACAGCAGCACCCTCGCCAGCGAGATGCCGTCCGCGATGCAGTGGTGCACGCGCATCAGCAGCGCGCCCCCCTCCTCGTACCCTTGGATGAGGTGCAGCTCCCAGAGCGGCCGCGAGAAATCCAGGGGCGTGCTCATGGACGCGCCCACCAGCGCCTCCAGCGCGGCGCGGTCTCCGGGCGCCCGCAGCTCCGTGTGCCGCAGGTGCGCCTCCAGCCGGAAGCCCGGGTCATCCTCCCAGCGGGGCGCCCCCAGCACGCCTCCCGTCACCACGCGCTGCCGGAAGCGCGGGTAGCGCTCCACCAGCCGCTCGCGCACCACCTCCGTCAGCCGCTGCCAGTCCACGGGCTCGTCGAACCAGAGCACCGCCGTGATGACCATCAGGCTCGTGGACTCCTCCATCTGGAGCCACGCCGCGTCCACATGGGACATCCGCTCGGACACTCTTCCTACCTGGTCTCTTCCGGCTTCTGCCGGCGGAACTGGAACGTCTGCTTGGAGGGCGTCTGCGCCGTGAGCGTCAGCGTGTCCCCCTCCACATCATATTTGTAGGGACGCCCTGGCCCGAAGCGCTGTTTCGACAGGCCGATGACGCGGGGCTTGCCACACACCGTCCCCACCGCCTGGCCCGCCTTCGTCTTCAGGTCCAACGTGTCCTTCTTCTCGTCCACCTGGAAGGCGCCCCAGGAGCGGACCTGCAGCTCGTTGCCCTTGCCCAGCGTGGCGTCCTCCAGCTTCGTGCTCAGGACGAAACAGCCCTGGGGCGTCACCTCCAGCCAGCGCTCGTAGTCCGGACGAGGGTTCACGTCCTCCGCGCTCTCGCCACCGATGACCCGGGCCCTCTCGCTCGGCCGCAGGCTCGCCGCCTCCAGCGTCCAACGGCCCACCACCTCCTCGGGCACCTTTCCCGAGCCCACCGAGGCGTCCGCGCACGGATCCGTGGCCTCCTTCTCGGGGCTGGGCGGCGCGGGCTCGAAGGTGCGTCCGCACTGCGACTCGCAGGCGCGGGCCACGCAGGCCGAATCATCCGGGCCGCAGCCGGACTTCTCGGCGCACTGTTCGAGCGACTTCAACGCCTCCTCGCACCCCTTGGCCAGGCAGCGGTCCACGCATGTCACGTCGATGCACCGGGACACGCAGACCCAGTTGGCCGAGCCACACCGACCGGCCAGGGTGCGCGGCTTGCTCGCGGCCGGCTGGCCGCCCTCGGGCGACTGCGCCCCGGCGGGCAGGCTCAGCAACAGGAGGAGCGGAACGAGGCTGGAGACACGCAGGTGGTTACCCTCACTGGAAGCTCCACCGCCATGTGGTGATGTCCGACAGCTCCGGCAACGAGAGCTCCACGTGAATCGTCTCGTAGCGGGCAAAGTCCCGCGGATCCATCCGCAGCAGTAGCACTGGCGTACATGCCCGCTGGCGCTCGGGGAAGGTGTCGAAGGACAGCTCCGAGTCGAAGCGGGACCGGTAGAAGAGGCACAGGCCGTCCATGCGCCCCTCGCGCACCACCGGCCGGGACAGGCGCAGGCGCTGCGGCAGCGCGCCGGCCCGCAGCGTCTCCAGGTCGAGGGCGAAGGCGGGCTCCGGATCGCACAGCGACCGCTCCACGTCCTGGGGCCGGATGAAGCGGGTGAAGTACGCGGGGTCCATCGTGTCCCGCAGCACCTGCAGGCAGCTGAAGTCCACGCTGGGCAGACGCTGGTTCCAGATGAAGGGCAGGCGCGCCTCCTCGCGCAGTTGCACCGGCTCGAAGAAGACCTCGAAGCGGTTGGGCAGGATGCGGCCGCCGCGCGCCAGCACCCGGTCGCGCAGGTTCAACAGCCGGGGCACCAGCCCCGTGTCGAAGAGCGCGTCCCCCACCTGGTCGTGCAGCAGGACGTCCGCCTTCTCCGAGGGCTGGAAACGCGAGCTGTCCGCGCGCACGAACTCGATGTCGGAAAGCCCGTTGCGCCGGGCCACCCAGCGCGCCGTGTCCAGGTTGCGCGAGGCGTCCACCGCGTACAGCCTCCGAGGACCGCGCTTCGCCGCGAGGAAGGCCCGCAGGCCGTTGCCCGTGCCCACGTCCACCACCACGTGGCCGGGCTTCACGTAGCGCTCGATGGCGCGCCGGTACGCCTCCACCCGCTCCGCGTCCACCAGGCCCGAGTCCCGGGGGACCGGGCTCGACAGCTCCGGTGGCGCGCTCACGAGCATGTTTCGCAGCGTCCCCACCAATGGCAGGTGACGCAGTCTCGATTGCAGATCCCCCAGGGCCTGACGCGGCAGATTCCTCAGGTTCGCCATGACATCCCCCCACGGCGCGCGGCGCCGGATTCCCGATCCTCACCAGACCGGAACCCCGGGATACCTGGAATGCACGGAGTCAGGAAGGGGCAGGGCCTCCGACGTCAGCCCAAGGACGTCGAGAGGTTTCGCCGATGAACACTGACGCGCCGCGACAGATTTTCGCGGAAGCTCAAATCCGCACGAGGTTGGTGTTGAGCCACCCCTGGCGCACCTCCGCTCCGCGGAAGGAGGGCATGATCGCATCCGCCCGGGGCCGAGGATTCCAGTTGGCCGGAGCCAGGAAGATGGCGGTCCCGCGCTTCTCACTGTAGGCGCAGGCCCCGTAGGTGGAGATGTTCCACTTGGTCCGGTTGTGCGTGTCGTAGTCCTGCATGTGACGGGATTGCCGGGCCCAGGCCGCATCATAGAGGGTCGTCTGGTCCGTGGTCGGCCAACCCTCGAGCTGGAAGAAGGAGCAGTACGGCTCGCGGCTGGTCGTCCCCACCAGCAAGGAACAGATGAACGGACAGGGATTGGGCGCCCGATCCGTGACGACGGTGTTGGGATAGGCCAGACCGTTGGTGCTCACGACCGAGGCATAGTGGGAGTTACTCGCCCCGCCCTTGAAATGACCGGCGCACGCGGTCTGGAACTCGCCCTGCAGCCGTTGGTTCGCCGTCAGCGCGCTGTCCACGACGACGATGTGCGCGCCGAAGAGGAAGTAGCGCAGGAACTGCCGCACGGCCTCGTAATCCCAGGCGTTGTTGGCACGCAGCGCCACGGTGCTGTACCTCATCAACCGGTACCGGGGGACGGTCCCCCCGTACATCCCATCGGCGATGAAGAGGGGCATGTAGAGGACGAGCTGCCGCTGGCGGATGTACGAGGCCAGGAAGTGGATGAACGTGCGATCGCTCTCCGGGCAGCGATTGTGGAACAGGTTCATCTTGCGGTCTTCGGCGTAGCGCCAGGTCGCGACGAGGCAGTCGAGGATCTGCTCGCTCTCTCCGTTGGTGAAGTCCGCGATGAATTGACCCGCACCGATCGCGGCGTTGAGGGCGGCGACCCCCCGGACACCCACGTTGAAGCAGCTATCCACGAACGCCTGGATGTTGGTGAAGTTGGCATTCAGGGATGTGATGGGCATGTGTCCGTCCCTCGGCCGCGCATGGCGCCAGCTGGCTTTCACCGGATTTTACCACGGGCGCGCCCCACCTGACGGGTTGCATGGCGGAAAGACGGAGGAGCCGCTCCTACTCCGGATCTCGCAGGTCGGCCGCGAAGGCGAGCAACCGCTCCCGTGCCTTCAGCAGCTTCTCGCGGGGAATGGAGAAGACCACGCGCATCCGCGCCGGGTCTCCACACCAGTCCCCGCCATTCACCACCACGTGCGTGCGCGCGTACACCACCGCCGGCAGGTTCTCCACGGTGAGCCGTTTTCCACCCACCTCCCGTCCCAGCCAGGAGGTCACCCTCGGCGCCAGGAAGAGGCCCCCGGCCTCCACCGTCTCGACCCGCCCGTCCTCCGGCAGCGCCTCGGCGATGAGCTCCCGCTTCTCCGCGAGGTCCCTCCGCATGCGCGCGAGGAACTCGCGCAGGGCCCGGTGCCGCTCCGGGTAGAGCAGCTTCCCCTCGGGGCTGCGCGCATAGGCCGCGTAGAGACGCGAGGCCGCCCGCGCCGTGGCCAGGTGCAATGCGCCCGGCGCGCTCTCCCGCACCGCCGCCGCGAGCGCCCGGTCCCGTGTCGCCATCCACCCCACGCGCAGGCCGCCCGCCGCGAACTCCTTCGACAGGCCCCCGAGCACCACCGTCCGCGCGCCGATGCCCGGCACCGTCGCCTCCAGCCCCACCGGACCCTGCACCGTCTCCGCCGTCGGGTTGGTGAGGTTCACCAGTCCGAAGATTTCATCCGAGACGAGCAGGCAGCGTTGCTCCACCACGTACGCGGCCAGCCCCACCAGTTCCTCGTGGGACAGGTAGTACCCGGCGGGGTTGGAGGGCTGCGAGATGACGACCACGTCCGGAGCGCTCGGCCCCCGCCGCGCCTGGAGGGCGGACAGGGGCGCCAGGTCCACCTCGGCCCCGGCGGCCCCCCACGCGGGCCGCAACACGCCGTAGCAAGGGGTGGCCACGAAGACGCGCGGAGCACGTCCCAACATCCGCCGCAGCGCCACGCCCAGGTGGTGCACCAGCGGCCACACCCCGGGCGCGAGCAATACCTCCTCGGGCGAGTAGCGCACGCCCCGCGTCTCCAGCAGGAAGGCCGCCACCGACTCCGCGAGCCCGTGCTGCGTCCCCGAGTCGCGCGGCGCCGCGCACGCCGCCACCAGCCCCTCCATCAACGGTTGCGGCAGGGGGTACTCGTTCTCCCCGTAGTCCAGGCGGATGAGCTCCGGGTCGTCCCCGCGGAACACCTTGGGCGCGAAGGCCGGGAAGCCCGCCAGCCGCGCGATGCGCTTCGAGCGCGGCAGGGGCACCTTCGACTCCGGGCGCGCGGGCGGGGGCCTCGGCTCCGCGAAGGCGATGCGGAAGGTGAGCAGCTCCGCGAAGGTGCGCTCGTAGAACCACTGCACCAGCGTGCTGATGCGCGAGTACGTCACCTCCGCCGCCACCTCCAGGTCCTCCCGCAGGCGCGCCGGCACCGGCAGCAGCAGCGTCAGCTCCCAGTCCGGGAAGACGGCGTTCTTGATGAGCCCGTACAGCACCACCAGGTGCGAGGTGTGCGGCTCGCGCGCGAGGAACTCGAAGAGCGTGCGCGGCTCCACCTCGGCGGTGATGTTGAAGAAGGGGCTCTCGTCGAGCACCACCAGGATGCCCCGCCG
This is a stretch of genomic DNA from Archangium violaceum. It encodes these proteins:
- a CDS encoding aminotransferase class I/II-fold pyridoxal phosphate-dependent enzyme, with the protein product MATYPASPREAFQQLRALSEQLAVPESRPRALAELRELAGLARDKPEGSPLRLGSVVVAMGSSQERLELLLLPSIFSPEAWAHTFLEGLLKVPLDEYAGKRLVEVGAGSGWVCIALARFTRLAHVLGVDLNPHSAPVAWCNAWLNGDEALVSRLSFGESDLLRQVSGPEPWDFVVGCIPQVLRGEGLPAEVSQADEQALYDLSNYCAIQNVYEDHFGLGLIARLLDEVPERLAPDGRLLLNLAGRPGRPIIERMFTRRGFTTRVRVARRVMQAADTDIRPLVALEQRTQREFEFFMEAHSPEPLRAATALGWLAAGHPIWHEVAVWEARLALPRETLALRAALRALGLPRLQEELDLAASPPEQLGFVAGLAERLARSPFLPYAHESGDLSLRQLVARYLGRFFELRLAEEELFVAPEREQAVYSLLLATCDEGDGVLVSHNLHGVYAPVLAKAGVHVTVTHNTLGEIRRLLGAFDVKVVLLSVEPGERANMAELRDILAEAERRGILVVLDESPFFNITAEVEPRTLFEFLAREPHTSHLVVLYGLIKNAVFPDWELTLLLPVPARLREDLEVAAEVTYSRISTLVQWFYERTFAELLTFRIAFAEPRPPPARPESKVPLPRSKRIARLAGFPAFAPKVFRGDDPELIRLDYGENEYPLPQPLMEGLVAACAAPRDSGTQHGLAESVAAFLLETRGVRYSPEEVLLAPGVWPLVHHLGVALRRMLGRAPRVFVATPCYGVLRPAWGAAGAEVDLAPLSALQARRGPSAPDVVVISQPSNPAGYYLSHEELVGLAAYVVEQRCLLVSDEIFGLVNLTNPTAETVQGPVGLEATVPGIGARTVVLGGLSKEFAAGGLRVGWMATRDRALAAAVRESAPGALHLATARAASRLYAAYARSPEGKLLYPERHRALREFLARMRRDLAEKRELIAEALPEDGRVETVEAGGLFLAPRVTSWLGREVGGKRLTVENLPAVVYARTHVVVNGGDWCGDPARMRVVFSIPREKLLKARERLLAFAADLRDPE